GAGGCAGTTGACAACATAAGCGGAGCTGAATGAGGCGCCATGAAAACTGGTGTTATTGCGGAACGATCTTTGATAATAGCGTGAGTTTCTTGGAGAAATTAGACTGCAGTGGTTCCAGCCTTCTAGAGTCATTGTTGCTGTCGTTACCGTGAAGGCTTGTTTCATAGGCAACGAGGACGCATCTTCAACAACCGCTTGTTGTCGAGTTTGAAAGATTCGCCTCTATAACATCACTCTTGGCCTGCTCCTCTCTATAGGAGTAGCACCTTGCTTCCTCAGTGACTTCGGGGTACTGAAACAACTCCTTCAATCGTTTACCACCAACCATTCAACGTGGGATCCCATGAACCTGAACGCATCCATGTTCAGTCGCTCCGGTCATCCCTGGCGCCCACCGCCACAGGCGTCCCCTTCACGTCTCCTACAGTGGCGTGATCTTCCGGGTCACTCTCGGGGAATCCGGTCGAGTTCTCGACTTGCGGGCTATGTTGTGGTCAGTCATTGGCGTGCGCCAAAAGAAAACTGTCGAGCCTTCGGGGAATATGGCTACTTACTCTCTCTTCTTGATGTACATCCGCAAGATGTGCGTCGCGACGATCAACAGGATCGAAGAACCGAGAGTGAACGCAAAACCCTTGGGATACCGCGGACCTTCGACTGTTGGGAACACCAAGAGAGGGGTCCAGGCCGTGGAAGACTGGGAGATGGCATTGATCAGGACCAGAGTGAAGGACCGctcggccggcgacgatCGCAGCTGGGTGTTGACCCATCCGTGGAAGACGCTCGACATGGCGTACGATGAGTAGATGGTCGAGAAGGCGAACCATTTGGCCGGCTCGGGAACGTTCCAGACGACAAGGATGACCAGCCCGATGATGTTCCACGCGTGCGACAGCGTGATGGCCCAGGCCGGGCCGAGAACGAGATCCGAGGCGAAGCAGATGAACAACGTGTAGAAGATGCCCAGGGCGGGCGCAATCGTGCCGAGCTCGTTGACGCGTGCCGCAGAGTACCGGCCGAGACTCTTGATCCATAGCAGAAAGCTTCCGGATGACGTGTGGAGGCCGGCGTTCCAGAATAAGACATCAACGAGGATGATGCCCCAGAATTGAGGTGACAGGAACACCTTCTTTAGGGCACCAAACTTGAACTTGCCATGCGACGAGTGACCAGCGCGCTTGAGCCTCTCGACGCTCAGCTCGATATCCTCCCTCTTGAGAACCAGCCGGTTAGGCTGCTCAGGGGTGCCCGGGATGACGAAGTATCCCAGAATGCCGACGGGGATGGTGATGAGGGAGCAGATGATGTACATCCATCTCCAACCGGCAAGGCCGTTAACACCCTCGAGCCGGGCTGAAGCCCCAGCCTGGATAAGACCTGCTGTGAGAGTGCCCAGAGAAAGCCCGACGTAAAAGATGCCGCCGCGTCGAgcgatctcgtcgccgcgaTACCAGGATCCTACGCGCGATGTTAGTCAAGCGGGACGGATATCCCAGGCTCCAGCATCCTTTCAACCCACCAAAGAGATAGTGCATGACcgggaagaaggcggcctCGAACCAGCCGACAAGGAATCGGTACGCGGCAAGCTCGGCAAACCCGGTGACGCGGAACTGGAGCAGC
This sequence is a window from Colletotrichum higginsianum IMI 349063 chromosome 8, whole genome shotgun sequence. Protein-coding genes within it:
- a CDS encoding Major facilitator superfamily transporter; protein product: MVVQARRRWWQIQWFADTDTPEEKKLINKLDLLIVPYAVLSYWVKYIDQANLNNAYVAGLKEDLGFKGNELVQLQTFYVIGAVTGQLPMMFVLTYVPIHWLIPFLDIAWGIFTLLQFRVTGFAELAAYRFLVGWFEAAFFPVMHYLFGSWYRGDEIARRGGIFYVGLSLGTLTAGLIQAGASARLEGVNGLAGWRWMYIICSLITIPVGILGYFVIPGTPEQPNRLVLKREDIELSVERLKRAGHSSHGKFKFGALKKVFLSPQFWGIILVDVLFWNAGLHTSSGSFLLWIKSLGRYSAARVNELGTIAPALGIFYTLFICFASDLVLGPAWAITLSHAWNIIGLVILVVWNVPEPAKWFAFSTIYSSYAMSSVFHGWVNTQLRSSPAERSFTLVLINAISQSSTAWTPLLVFPTVEGPRYPKGFAFTLGSSILLIVATHILRMYIKKRDPQVENSTGFPESDPEDHATVGDVKGTPVAVGARDDRSD